Part of the Candidatus Saccharimonadales bacterium genome, TGGAGTCGCCAGCGGAATAGGACAATACTTCAACATCGATGCTAACTTCATCCGTGCGGCTTTCTTTGTCGCTACCTTCCTTTACGGATTCGGCATTTTCCTCTACATCTTCCTGTGTGTACTACTTCCCGAAGCTAAGACGAATGCAGATAAGCTGCAGATGTCAGGTAAGGCAGTAACTGTTGCTAACCTGCAACGCTATCGGGGATCAGCCCAAAAGTCCCTGGGCTACGGAACAAACATGATCCGACGTATCCTCACTAAGATCTGCCGTTTCGTCTCCGTCATTGGTACGGCCATCGCCTCGCTTATTCTTCTCAGTGCTTTCGGTGCTTTCTCAGGCCTCTTTTATGTCGACCCGTTCAGCTCTATCGCCACAAGTTACTCACCCGACTATCTACTGCTTGGCCTGATGTGGCTTAGCTGCCTGTCGTTTATCGGTCTGCTGATCATCTGCACTATCCGCATCTGGGGGCACCGTTCAACCAGACTTAATATCTCGGCCATCGCCTTCTCTGTGCTCCTTATCCTATCTATCGCAGGTACGGCTACCTCAGGCATGTTTGTCTACAACCACTTTAGCAATAAATACGGTGACAATAAGAGCATCCGGGAGCTGAGCCTGGTCAACAAGACGCCAAAGATTACCCCAACCTCACTCACCGTCGGCTCTGACAGCAATCTTGATCTGACCTATGTCGTTACCAACCAATCGATTCACGCCACGTTCGAGGACTACCCGGGTCTCTACCACCCGAACATCCAGATCACGGATGATAACGGTATACTGCACGTTGACTCAACGAACCTAGCTGATGCAGCCCCAAGCTGTCTTGGTGGTCTCTGCAAGCATATCTATCTGCCCGTCCATGTCTTTCTCTACGGTCCAAGCCTCAAGACGTACAACAACACCGAAGGGGCTACTCTTAATATCAACAACGCCAGCCTTGGATCGTCGGTAGCCTTCACGGCTACTAACTGGTCGGTCACTAATATCAACAATAGCTACGCCACCAACATGTCTATCACCGTCTCGAATTACGCCAGCCTCATTGCCAACAATACGACTGCCGAAAACACGAATGTTAACATCGATCAGACTTCGAACGTCGCCATCCCGATCAGTACAAACCTGACCGCTAACGTCCCGCTCGGTTGCCTGGAGCCGGCTCCCCCACTCCCTCCAAACTCTATCGTTACCCTACCCGGCCTTCCCACGAGAGCCATCGTCAACGGCCACCGCATGTCGGTCAACGAGATCGACAGCAACGTCTGCTTCAACCAAGACTGAAAAAATTTGCCCCTGCTCGGCACGGCGTACTACAGTAGAGGTATGTGGAAACGACTAACTATCTGTGTCGGTGCCCTCATCGCCCTTGTAATCCTAGTCATTCTTTTCATCGATAAAGAAGGGTACGACAAGCCCGTTTTGCTACCACGAGCCAGCTATCCTGCGGCCCCGCCGGGTCAATCACGTGACACCCTAAAGCAACCGGTGTCGACAGGTCTAGCGCACATCTTCATCGTTCTTGAGGAGAACGAGTCTGCCAGTAGCATCATAAACAACTCTCAGGCTCCGTATATCAATAAGTTGGCCGAGGAGTACTCATACGCCGCCAACTACTCCGCCGTCTCACACCCCAGCTTGCCAAATTACCTGGCCCTGACAAGCGGGTCAACTGATGGCGTCACTTCCGACTGCAACCCTCCCGCAGCCGGATGTGAACTTAGCGTTAATAACCTGGCGGACGAGATCGAAAAGTCGGGACGGACCTGGAAAGAATATGCTGAGGGGATGCCCTCAAGCTGCTACGCCGCTAACTCAGGTGAGTACGCCACCAAGCACAACCCGTTTGTTTATTACTCGGATATTATCAATAACTCCTCACGCTGCAACAGTCATGTTGTACCGTTCGCACAGCTAACAAACGACCTCCAATCACTAGCGACCACGCCAGATTTCGCTTTTATAACACCGAATCTCTGCGACGACATGCATGACTGCTCAATCGCTACGGGCGACAGCTGGCTATCGACGAACGCCCAGATCATTCTTCAATCCAAGGCCTTCACCACCCAGAACTCTCTATTGGTGGTCGTCTGGGATGAAGGCAGCTCGACAGATAACAACGTCGCGGCCATCTTGGCTGGGTCGGCTGTCAAGGACGGCTACCAGTCTCAGGCGACCTACAGTCACTACTCACTGCTTCACACTATCGAATCGAAGTGGAGCCTTCCGACCATGACAAGCAATGATGTTCGAGCTCCAATCATGAACGAGTTCTTCAAAAACTAGGAAGTACTGACACAGCGTATCGGCTGATGAAGCTGCATACGATCGACTTGATACGTTTTACTATCGTCATGATAGATGTACTGCACAAGATGCATCGCCTCGAAGTAGCCGCCAGGAGTAACTGTCTCATAGTCCAAGAAAGCCTGCTCGAACTTCTGCTGGGGAGCCGGTCCTTGGTAGACCAGCACTTCGCGCTCTTGGCCAGGACTTAGCTCATAATCAACTTCGGTCTCCCGATCAAAGATGCGAATCTTCTTAACTCTGATCGCGTCATGCCAGTTGTTGTGGATGAAGCAGTAGACTTGAACATCGTTACCATTTGGCCGAGTAAGCGTGTTTCGGATAAAGACGACTGGGAAGGTTGCTGGATTGTCCCTTTGGATGACCGGTGGCAGTGCGCCTGGCACCGGCGCGGGCGCACCCGGTTGAGGCTGATTTGTTGGGCCGTCAGTCGGATTTTGCTGCGGCGGGTTGGTATCATAAACTGGCTTACCTTGAACTATCTTGCCGAGTGAACCTAAGAATGACATATCCCCTCCTCTTATCTATCTTCATTATACCCTAGCAGGTCAGCGGGTCCGAAGCACAGGTCTTCTCGGCATTAGTAGTGTTTTTGTCAGTGTTGAGATAGTACGGGTTCGAGCCACCGCTCTTCGAGGAGTTCGAACCACTCGTGCTTGTATTGGTAGATGTATTCTTGCTTGGCGAGGTACTATTCGAGCTCATAACTAAGTAGTAACTGCCAGCAGCCAGTATGATCAGGCCAACGATTGCCATGACGGCAACGATCCTCGGGGATAAGGTCTTGTTGGTCTCATGCCTGGCTAGCTTTGGATCCTCCTTCAACTGGCTCTGGGCCAGCATGATATACGGATCCTCAATCTTTGGCGGCGACTTGCCAGGTTTGTTCTGAGAACCCGTAGACATCTATGCCTTGTAGCTCTCAGGCCACTCCTGAAGAAGCCAGAGGTTGCCGTCAGGGTCTTCGAACGAGGCGTATAGCACTCCGCCAAGATCCTGAATCTCACCCATGTCTATACCTCGATCCAGAAGAGCATTACGGGACTTTTTGATGTCTTTGACGACCAAGTGCAATCCTTTAACTGAGCCCGGTTTCATATCCGTGATCGGTCCCATGCCGGTCCCGAAGACGATTGCACACCCTGAACCTGGAGGCGTGAACTGGACCACACGCATCTCATCGTTCATCTTCGTGTCATGAAGATTACCGAAGCCTGCTTTTAGATAGAACTTTATAGCCCGATCAATATCTGAGACTGGCACAGGGACTAGTTCGAGCTTCATATCAGGTACTTTTGTTTTGTCTGCCATACGATTTACTCCTCCTGTTCTTCGGCTTGATCACGTCTTCTTTCATCTGAGTCACCACCTCGGAGAAT contains:
- a CDS encoding VOC family protein, which gives rise to MADKTKVPDMKLELVPVPVSDIDRAIKFYLKAGFGNLHDTKMNDEMRVVQFTPPGSGCAIVFGTGMGPITDMKPGSVKGLHLVVKDIKKSRNALLDRGIDMGEIQDLGGVLYASFEDPDGNLWLLQEWPESYKA
- a CDS encoding PspC domain-containing protein; its protein translation is MDKIDKIHIGRVPYSIEAKAEAELNKYLAAIRNHLDEDMADEVVQDIESRIPELLAQRHIKQGDVVTHKDILALKEQLGEPEQFSSDEHSGAEVNTKKLFRDPDNAILCGVASGIGQYFNIDANFIRAAFFVATFLYGFGIFLYIFLCVLLPEAKTNADKLQMSGKAVTVANLQRYRGSAQKSLGYGTNMIRRILTKICRFVSVIGTAIASLILLSAFGAFSGLFYVDPFSSIATSYSPDYLLLGLMWLSCLSFIGLLIICTIRIWGHRSTRLNISAIAFSVLLILSIAGTATSGMFVYNHFSNKYGDNKSIRELSLVNKTPKITPTSLTVGSDSNLDLTYVVTNQSIHATFEDYPGLYHPNIQITDDNGILHVDSTNLADAAPSCLGGLCKHIYLPVHVFLYGPSLKTYNNTEGATLNINNASLGSSVAFTATNWSVTNINNSYATNMSITVSNYASLIANNTTAENTNVNIDQTSNVAIPISTNLTANVPLGCLEPAPPLPPNSIVTLPGLPTRAIVNGHRMSVNEIDSNVCFNQD
- a CDS encoding alkaline phosphatase family protein, which translates into the protein MWKRLTICVGALIALVILVILFIDKEGYDKPVLLPRASYPAAPPGQSRDTLKQPVSTGLAHIFIVLEENESASSIINNSQAPYINKLAEEYSYAANYSAVSHPSLPNYLALTSGSTDGVTSDCNPPAAGCELSVNNLADEIEKSGRTWKEYAEGMPSSCYAANSGEYATKHNPFVYYSDIINNSSRCNSHVVPFAQLTNDLQSLATTPDFAFITPNLCDDMHDCSIATGDSWLSTNAQIILQSKAFTTQNSLLVVVWDEGSSTDNNVAAILAGSAVKDGYQSQATYSHYSLLHTIESKWSLPTMTSNDVRAPIMNEFFKN